The Magnolia sinica isolate HGM2019 chromosome 11, MsV1, whole genome shotgun sequence DNA window TTTCGATTGTCTTTTCTCAGCTAAAGTAGAAAAAGTCGTACGCAGCAAAAATGTGGATGTAAATGTCATCGATCTTTATTTGCCATCACACCTGTCGAGCAATACTGATAGATGCTTGTTCTCACTCTCCACCATCTACACCCTACACGTGGAAACCATGTAGAGAAATCGGGACCGTTGATCTTGTAGAATGGACAGTGGAGGAGTTCAAAAGGATTTAAACGGTTAGGATTACCCATCAATGAGATTTTCGTGATTTGGGTTAtttacatggtggcccacctaatctatGGTGCAGATCACCCTACTGGCTAGGGTGTGTTAGTATTGTTGGTGGGGAGTATGGTTAGCACACCGAATTGAATAAAGGTAGATGACATTTACACccgaaaattttaaaaagagatgcatttatttatttatattatttggaATTTGGAGAGGGTACGAAAGAGGAAGGAAAGAGGAAGAACAGCgaccttttccttttctctttggtTTGTCTCGGATCATTTCCAAgactccatttttatttttattttttcttcttcttccttttccagAAGGCGATTGTTGGGAAGACTAGAGATATAGATAGATTAGAGAGAGAAGCTGAAGGAATTCAAGAAAAAGCTTTCAATTCCACAGAGAAAGACAACGATGTCTGAGAGCTTTATACCCCTTTCAACAATCCAACTCTAAGGTAACTATGAACTACATACATCAATCAATCGAAatagcgaaaaaaaaaaaaaccatttcaaatctctctctctctctctctctctctctctctctccccaccacAGCCTTTAGTTATTGAAACCTGATCATGGGTCTTATCTATCTATCTTAATTGTGACCTATGGAGATTGGCAGGAACTGTTGGATCGAGAGGACCCACCATCGGCGACGGCAACGAAGGAGATGATGAAGAAAATACAGAAATGGGAGTAATAACACAAACCAAACCTCTATTACCTCATCCTAACCACCCAAATCGGAGTGCCAAAACCGCTCTCTCCTTCTCCAGCCATCTTAATTCCATCACTTCTATGTCCCAGAGCTTCCACCAAGGCATCTTTAGTTTCTCCGATGGTTTTGAGAGATCGGTgcaacagcaacagcaacaacaCATCGCCCAGCAAAGCCGGCGGGATAAGCTAAGAGTGCAAGGATTTGATCCTGCAACAGCTCCACCATCACTAGTATCTATAGATGATGGATCTAATGAATTGCCTGGCTATGAGACCGGTATGCTGTCGGAGATGTTCAATTTCCCAGCTGGTGGGCCATCAGCAGCAGCTGATCTTCTTGAGAATCAGATGGCATCGAATTACCGAATACCACGGCCTTCTCCACCTAACATTGAGTGGTATACAAAACAGCAGCTTGTTGGCAGTGACAACCGCAGCAACCGTAGCGAAACAGGTCATGGGAGTGTAGCCCAACATCATATTTCAGGCATGAATGCAGATTCAGCGGCCGCGATGCAGCTTTTTATCATGAACCCACAGGCTAGATCGCCTTCTCCTTCTCCCCCACCTTCTTCTTCTACACCACTCCATATGCTACTTCCTAATCCATCTCCACAAATTCAAGGTTTTCATGTGGGAGGGCAGGCAACATTCGGTACAAGCACAATCCAGCCGTCGCAATTCTCGTGGCCGACGGGTGAGAACATAGCAGGGATCAATAATGGTAGCAAGATAGGAGGAAGGGTGATAGAGAGCCATGGGCTTTCTTTATCGCTGTCGTCATCTTTGCAGCAGCTGGAGGCAGCAAAGGCTGCTGAGGGGATGAGGATGGAAGATGGGGTTTTTTACTTCAATCAAGGAGGTGGGCCATCTCCTTCTTCATCATCATATCCATTGAAGAATTTGGGGAGCCACCCACAACAAGGTCATGTGGGTTTTGGGTCATTAGCTGTGGTGAATGTGCTGAGGAATTCAAAGTACAGGAGGGCAGCCCAAGAGCTGTTGGAGGAGTTTTGCAGTGTTGGGAGAGGCCAGCTGAAGAGCTCTAGGCATGGGAAGAACAAACCCAccacaaaccctaaccctaatcttgtggGTAGTAGTGGTGGTGGTAGTAGTAGTGCTTCTggtgcaggtgggccacagcaacaaccagcatcatcatcatcaaaggatCCCCCTCCTTTAtcaccttctgataggtttgagcatcAGAGGAGGAAGTCCAAGCTCCTATCCATGCATGATGAGGcatgtaactctctctctctctctctctctctctctctctctctctctctctcatagtgAACGGGGTAGAAAAAGGGCGGCAGGGATGTGGGTGTTGTGTATGTTATTGCTACAATGGTTGTATAGTTCGTTCTGAATGGAGGGAGATTGCGTACTTTTAAGGGGATGGACTGTTGGGGGGCTTACTATTAGAGGGTATGTACAGGAGGAAACGACAGCCATTGGATTGGGAAGATCGTCTCCCTATCAGGACCTTATAACATGTAAGTTGTTAGAAAGGGCTACCGTTGGAAGAGATGCATCATACCCATACATGGTAAAAACTGCAGAAGAGCCATTGATTCCTTAGCTAAGCTGACCCAACAAAGGGATTGATTGGTTGGTTGGTTTTGGTTGTTTTCGTATTGACAGGATGGGTGGAAATATTCTTGTCTTTGTATACAATCATTTGTAGTGTAAGGTGGGTGCTTGATTTCATGCATTGATTATCTCTATTTCTGGAGGTGTTGTCATGCAATGGGAGACTCTCCATCTATTTCTATTcacaaaaaagaataaagaaagctGTTTTGGGGTTTCTTCTTTTTTAGTCTTCTTGGAATTCCATAACCATGGTTGGATTCATAACAGTTCCTTCTAGACCTATTATCTTGTTTCTATTGTTGACTtggtgttttttctttctttctttctttcgtgaCTGTAGTTAGTCTTCTTCAATGGAAATTAATCTAAGCTAATGACAATTTGCTCCCTCATGATTATCTTTATGTTAGCTATTTGGGTTTTTATGATTTCTTATATATGTgggtttttatgattttcttatatATGAGGtttttttcatctctctctctctctctctctctctctctctctctctctctctctctctctctcatgtgttgCCTTTCTATACTGATTTGGGTTAATAGTTTCTTTGCCTAAGAGTATGTTCCATGTCTCTCTGTTATGTTTTGTTAATGATTTGGGTTTTGTGATTTATTATCTAAGtggggttctctctctctctctctctctctctctctctctctctctctctctctctctcagtgtaaAACAGTACCAGTTAGTTATGATGACCTTCTTTTTCTTTAAGAATCGAGTTCTCTTCTCTTACTATTGCCTTGTATATGAATGTATCAGATGTATGGCGTTTCATACCATTGAATTCCCTGTGTTTCCATTTGGGGTTGTTGCAGGTGGATAGAAGATACAACCACTACTGTGAGCAGATGCAAATGGTAGTGAACTCATTCGATTCAGTGATGGGCTTTGGAGCCGCAGCCCCATACACAGCCCTCGCACAGAAGGCCATGTCACGCCACTTCCGGTGCCTCAAGGATGCAATCGCCGCCCAGCTGAAGCACACATGCGATCTACTTGGTGAGAAGGATGGTGCCGGTTCGTCATCAGGCGTCACCAAGGGTGAGACACCAAGGCTACGGCTGCTCGAACAAAGCCTCAGACAGCAAAAAGCTTTCAATCAGATGGGTTTGATGGATCAAGAAGCTTGGCGACCTCAGCGAGGCTTGCCAGAGCGCTCTGTCAACATCTTGAGAGCTTGGCTCTTCGAGCATTTCCTTCACCCGTATGTCTTCTTACTCTTATGTTTCATCTCTTCACCTCTCTTCATCCAGCAATGTGTGTAGCACATACTAGCCtttcaacagtgggccccaccatgcagaTTGTTGATCTTCATGGTCTACACACGTGAGAAGGGTTGTATGTTAAGCAAGCTAACCTACAATCTGTTGTAGGTGATTGCTGCTCTTCTCAATCTAAAACAACCCCAGGAACTAAAACCATCCAACCGTCTTTGAACTGGGGTTTGTTTCATAGTATAATAATCATTCAAAAACACACAGTAAAAGAGTCATGCTTgtacatcaatccaaaccattcaaccgtgggccccacttttgatgtggttTGACAAAATTTCTGTGGTGGGTGATGCTAAGTGCTGGATTCAGAAAGATTTGCTTTCTGAGCTTGAATCATTTGACTATTtcttcattttaaccgtccatttcatgATGTACAAATAGACGGTTTGGGTCATCTTTTTGTTTGACTTTTGGGTTTGGCGCGTCTAAAATGGGGCCCGTGATTTGGACGCTTCGGATTGAGGGATGTGCACCCCACTTGTATATGTGCATGCGAGTGAGACTCTGAGACGACTTACTACCACAGTTTTTAAAATACGAAACTAGACGAATTGAGTTGAAAACTCGTATGAGCTTTTCTGAATTTTTTCAGTAATACTTAATATTTTAAGAGTACAATAATAGAGAAATGGACAGTCCAATCGAtccatctgaaccgtctattCACTCCACAACACATTTTATAGACTACCATGCAAATATTGCATTGATAAGGTGATTCAATCCATCTTTGATTTTGCATTATTTCCTCTAGCTATTTATTTTCCAAGCCAGGATTGCTTAACAAAAGTTATTCTATAAAATCATATGTAATCCGTGATGTGCCCTAACAAATGGACAGATCAAAATATTGATTTGAcattttgtgtaaacaatcttgaccgtccatattaaagtccTTTGAACCCAATGGTTAGTATTTGTTAGATTGGTGtaatgtttgcatggtagcccatgaaaagtGAGTTGGATATAAATACATTGTATTCTCTAAGTGTTCCAACGCAACTAATAGCACTATATCTTAGTGCTATGAGGGCATGAGCATTTTTGgcaataatatataaataagggGTGCAACTCAGGCAAGTTAATTAGATCCAGTTAAGGGTCAACCTCAGTCGAACCCAACCTTAAAAGAACCCAACTTTCAACCTGACCCGACCTAAATTGGAGCGAAAGGTGCTCAACCCAAACctacccaaatacatgtgattattcccgaCCTGATGTTATCCTATCAGAAATTGGTCACCCCAAAAGTCTTCGAACCCTACCTCAATCCGAGGACCTTGACCAAACCCAACTCGAACTCAGGTTGGAttaatcaggttcaggttcaggttcaggttgaCTCGAACCCAAGTTTTAGCTCTAATACAAGTAATGTTGAGTCATGCCGAGTCAAGTTGCTTTTATCAAATTAGACAATTATATCTAATTTTGACTGAGTTATGATTGGATCGAGCTTTTCATAGTCTTGGTTAAATCTAGTCAAGTTGACTCAGGCGAGTCAAGTTgatttctttttattcttcagaCAATCTACCCTACCTAAAACAAAACACAGGGCCCTCACCGAGCTCTTGAACCAATTACCAAAAAGGTGAGTGTTAGAAAATTAGAATAAATGGTGGTAATCACTTTCAGTTATAGTTGTCATAGTAATAAAAGATGAATGGCAATGCAGCGTCCTTGTGTATTGTCTCTTACTTCTAAAAGCTGAGCAaaagcttctttctctcttctttgctTTTCTTACTGatacaaaacagatgaatagtccctaactgctctctctctctaaacagATGAATAGTCCctaactgctctctctctctctctctaaacagATGAATAGTCcctagctgctgctgctgctctctctctctctctctctctctctctctctctctctctctctctctctcttgttagtTACTAGTAAAACTCTATTGGAATTGATATTTTCAACCCCAAAATCTGTTACTTGGGACCCCAACAAAGGGAATTTGCTCTTCACAACAGTCCATTGAGTGCTTTTTGTCAAATTCATTAGCCACCCATTTCCACACATGGGAAGGGACCCACTATGGAAATAACAGCTGCAATGTCAGGCCATTAGTTTAGTGATCCAATCCATTTAATATGGGCCCCACTTCGGATGGCCCATGGACCAAAAAGTAATTCAGGTAGAAATATTAGATGTTCCGGCAAACATACAGTTGGGTAAGAAAAAAAGCCCCCAATCACATTTATGAGTCTGCTTCCTCTGCAACGTTTGCAGAGTAAGGTTAATTTACAACGCCTTgtttggggcccaccctgatgtacggccagcatccaatctgtccataaggtgcAGTTCTTCAACTTCATCTTTTaagcaaaaatcagctcgatAAAAAACAATGGTGGCCTCACGCCACAGGGAACGGTTGTGATGGGCATGCTCACCATTTAAACCACACCAcattttttatatgccatccaatccattcataagatatCTCCCACCAGGATGAACGGACACTCCGAGAATCAGTCCATTCCCAATCTCATTTGGGCCATCCTACTTAATCTTTTTGGCTTTCCGCATGATTTCACAtgttatggcccatccaagatCTGGGTCGGTCTGCTTTCTATGTTATTAGAAGAACATGAGAAAACTCACATGATGGTCGGATCAGATGAcatgaacacatcatggtggaccccacacccgGCATAGTAGAATAAGCATATCCTACAAACGTAATAGAGAAACCAACCTCGTTATTATACATACTAATCCTTGGGAAGGATTTTTGGTGCACTGACCGTAAAAAGGTGTGGGGCCATCATATGAACGATCTAGATCACTGAACAGTAGGCCCCACTGGTAGAAACTCAAAAGCCGAACGTATGGTACAAACTAGAAACTATTGGTCGGAGCATCCCAGATTGGTTCTTTTCATTATCAGTAaagggaagagaaagagaggggacAGTGATGCAGTGATCATAGCTGTTGCTTTCATCACCCTCTTTCTTGATAATCACGCCCATGCTGCAGGAGAGGAAAGATAACCGTTCAATCCCATCTATTATTACGAGCGGTACCTAAAGCTCGGATCTTTATACGGTGGTCCAGGTGAGAGGACCTGATGTCATTTTCTCCTGTTTttgctcttttccttttcttcaggTACCCTAGTGATGCAGATAAGCATTTGTTGGCCAGGCAGACCGGTTTATCGAGAAATCAGGTCCGTTCATCTTCGCCCACCTGATGCTAgattttcaaaacaattttttcttttttttcttttttctttttttttttttaaataaagagAGAGTAAAATTGAGGTAGTCCTCGGACGGTTGAAGTGAAATCCTAGTCAGCAAACTGGGCCATGTGGGTTAGTGTGAGACCCACttcagaaggtgggccccaccttggagaGGCGATgggcatgcttttttttttctgtgagATGGTTCTAACCCGTTTGGACAAGCGGgattgaatgtgaaccgttggtCATGGTGTTATTTACTCTGTGCGTAGATCGCATGGTTAGGATCGTTTCTGGAGAATCattctttttccatggcctattcatggtgggacccacgtcttcGTTGGCTCCCATGACCCGTATGCATGCCTCAACGAGCGGACGTAGAATTAACTTTGGTAGTCCGCGGAATACACTAACGAAACTCTTCACATAGCCCAAAGGGGCGACGACTCCTATTTCTACACGCGGAAGTGGTGAGCTAAACTCTACTCTCTCCAcacacgtgtgaaagatccaGATCGTTCATAAGGTTGGAGACGGTCATCATCGATCGTATATTTACCGTCCATTTCTTTCATCAGCTGTTGTACAGTGCTCTGCTGGAAGTGTGCTCGAGTTCTCAGTTTGGACAAGAGGGACCATGGTTATGATATCCGTGCCGTTGATATGATTAGTCCCACTGAGGATGGACCGTCGACTAAATAATTCTCATGGTTGAAAGATCCAACGCATCAAATCTTTGCCCGTTCTGGTAAAGTGAACCATTGATCTATTTttctcttaaccgtctattttctAGACAGTATCGAACGAGTCCATTGAGACACGTCAGATGCATGGCACATCCAAAGTAGCCAatcaaatcaacggtttagatcactgaatTTTGGGCCCACACACCGCAATCTGAAAACCCAAACATGGGCCGTCCATTGTACAATGTCCCTTTATCATAGGCTCATTGCCCAAACAAAAGGAGGATCGGCTTGACTCGGCTGCGCACAAAAGTGGGGACCACCTGATGAAATGACAGGATCTTCTACGCACGTGCCGCATTGCATGTGTGGGAAAGTTGGATCCTACTCCCGCGTGTAGCCATTGCATATCTACCCAACGATAACAATAAATTCGGTTGAAGTTGCAtatttcgtgggacccacttctgtTAGAAAGTTCaacccttttctttctttttttttctttttgctcagAAAACAGTATATAGGAAGAAGAGTGCAGATGAACAGTAGTTAATGCATCAGAAGTGGGACCCacaccatttttttctttttttctttttttctgtctTTTACCCTCCACAAAATATTTTGTCTTGTGCCTGGGACCCACACTCCACCATATCAGATCCATTCATCCTGTGGATCCCCTCCATAAATGGCTCATGTTACAAAAAATCACTGCTTTGTTGATCGGGTAGAATAGATCAATGTGCTGTCCACCATTACGGAAAAGGCCTTTATCAGGATAGGCAGGAGGGCCGATCTGTGACGTTTTTCCACCTTGGGCCATCAATGGCAGGACACACAAGATGAGTGGTTCTGATCATCTTCCTAGGCCTAAGTAAGATGGTGGGACCCTTCCACTATTGACTAAAtgaaaaaatatttataatttgaaTATTAAAGTTAGTAATTTTAATTGTCAATTAactttttaatttataattaaaaagatATTTTATCACTTTTACCTGATATCCAAATACACTAATTGACACTCCACCAAAATAAAATGAAGGAGTAGATATCTACACCATCCGGATTGATTAGCGTCTATTCCACATAGGACCCCAAAGAAAAAAGCTCCTCAATAGAAAAATATGGGCCCCTTTGTTTGTGGCCAAAGGGTGGATGGTTGAGAAAGGTTCTTACTACTTGCAAGATTTCTAAGGCATCGTCTATCTGAAATGTGATACAATAGATTTGGATgggtccattcatcagatgggtacACTGTAAGTACTGTGGATCCACCATGGTATCTGGTGTGGATTGTGAGGTGAACCTGCCACCATTTTATCCATGTGGTGACAagtttttgtgggtcccacataatgtatgtgttttgtctatGCTGTTCATTCACTTCACCGGTTCTTTATATGAGCCTAgaattcaagcatatccaaagctcaagtggatgacATTGTAAGGGCCAATGGAAACTAAATACCTAATGTTGAAAACGTCTCGGGGGTCATGAAAGTTTCGGATCATGCTaatgtttttgttttctcttcatccaagtttgtaagCCTTTATGAACAAGTAGTACTACAAATAAAATTATCGTGGACCATAAGAAAGGTTTCAACCTGGACCTCATTATCCTCCTTATTCCCTATAGTGTGGTCTACGttagctttagatatgattcaattttaaaatcataacttaaaatgaattggaaaaatggatgaacagtgtggtaAAACACACATTAGATCAGGCCCCCACAAAGTCATACGACCATGGAAGTCGATCTTGGCAATATGATCAACTTGCAATCTGCGTCCTAAGATGTTATCCAACGTGTCCAATAGATTGTTGTCGTTGATGTTTGAACACCTTAAAATTTAGTCTACTCTGGTAATGACCTGTACCACCCACAGGTTTACCTTTTAAAGCATCATGGCTCTATCACTTATCTTAGACTTTTAAATTCACGTGGTAGCTCATATGATTTTTgtccattctttttttctttttttaatgataaGTCCAACTCCTACGGTGGCGTGAAATTCACGTGGTAGCTCAtataattttttccattcattttttttttccaatgataAGTCCAACTTTCATGGTGGTGCGACACGACACCAAGGACAAACATTTGAAATTCCATTTCCataccctagtgggccccaccagcagcagtagcagaatAGCTTAGCCTGCAATGACTGGTATACCTGCACAGACAAACTTGCCCGGGacataaaaacaatcaatcaatcaattgatAAAACCACGCCTAATACAAACAAAaaggtggacatccaaccatcaatcTATCCAATCAATCCCATCCCACCCATCCATACAATCAATGCCATCGGTACAATTCATTCTCTCTCCTTCTAAAATATTTTCTTATGGAATCTCAGGTTTCAAACTGGTTCATAAATGCGAGAGTAAGGTTGTGGAAACCCATGGTAGAAGAGATGTACCAACAAGAAAGCAAAGATGAGGAACACCAAGATGATGAGAGAGAAAGACAGCATCATCAACCACAGCAGCACCAGCAACCAAAAGACAACCACAGCCAAACAGCACAAACAACAACGCCGGCACC harbors:
- the LOC131218558 gene encoding BEL1-like homeodomain protein 4, translated to MGVITQTKPLLPHPNHPNRSAKTALSFSSHLNSITSMSQSFHQGIFSFSDGFERSVQQQQQQHIAQQSRRDKLRVQGFDPATAPPSLVSIDDGSNELPGYETGMLSEMFNFPAGGPSAAADLLENQMASNYRIPRPSPPNIEWYTKQQLVGSDNRSNRSETGHGSVAQHHISGMNADSAAAMQLFIMNPQARSPSPSPPPSSSTPLHMLLPNPSPQIQGFHVGGQATFGTSTIQPSQFSWPTGENIAGINNGSKIGGRVIESHGLSLSLSSSLQQLEAAKAAEGMRMEDGVFYFNQGGGPSPSSSSYPLKNLGSHPQQGHVGFGSLAVVNVLRNSKYRRAAQELLEEFCSVGRGQLKSSRHGKNKPTTNPNPNLVGSSGGGSSSASGAGGPQQQPASSSSKDPPPLSPSDRFEHQRRKSKLLSMHDEVDRRYNHYCEQMQMVVNSFDSVMGFGAAAPYTALAQKAMSRHFRCLKDAIAAQLKHTCDLLGEKDGAGSSSGVTKGETPRLRLLEQSLRQQKAFNQMGLMDQEAWRPQRGLPERSVNILRAWLFEHFLHPYPSDADKHLLARQTGLSRNQVSNWFINARVRLWKPMVEEMYQQESKDEEHQDDERERQHHQPQQHQQPKDNHSQTAQTTTPAPTAATTAGKRSEINAHDNDHSLHGINRHRFSENQVNGNDDSNNNNSDVGQIPMNSAVAHHDDDNPRGVMDDMCRISVAGDFGTTTVGSGPPLGSTRVRFGTTGDVSLTLGLRHAGNMPEKSRFSIRDFGGC